Genomic window (bacterium):
TCCCGGGCAACAAGTTTGAGCTTTCTCTGTTTATCGATCCGGAGGAATCGATTAATCAGTTTTTGTGCCTGGAGATTCATTGCGAAGATTCCCCGAGAGAGTTTATGGACCGATTCGACAGGTTTCTGAAATCCGAGTGGCTTGACATCTTCATGGAATCCGAGGGGAATATCCTGGCATCTCCGGTATTCGAATGAAATTTGAGTGGTCGCAATATCTGGTGGTGGCCGAAGCGCTTGAGGCTTACCCTTCATCGCCGCAACACAGAGAGGCGTTCTGCAGAGCATGCATAGGAAGGGCGTACTACGCGGCGTTCGGTGTGGCGGTGGAGCATATCGAAAGCCAATTGTCGCGAAAGCTCTCGCCAGCCAACAAGCATTCTTTTGTGTTGGGCTGGTTCAAGTCGCAACCGGATCGAGATTGCGGGCCCGTCGCGATGCTGCTCGGTTTGCTTTTGGTGAATCGCGCAAAAGCGGATTACGAGAAGCGATTTCCGGATGCTCAAAAAACTGCCCCTTTTTGTTTGGCCTACGCCAGAGATGCGATCGCGATGATCGAAGCAATGAAGTAGTTTCCGCAGATTGAGGCCGCAGCATCCATGCAGCTTGTTAAGATGCTATCAAATGCTCGGCCACGATCTTCGCGCCGATCGCGATTAAAACGATCCCGCCCGCGATCTCCATCCGCCTGCCGAAGAGCGCGCCCAGCCGGGAGCCGAGAATCATCCCGGCGACCGTGAACGCGCACGCCGTCGCCCCGATGACGAGCACCGGCGCGAGGATGTCGACGCGGAGCATCGCGAACGAAACGCCGACCGCGAGCGCGTCGATGCTTGTCGCCAGCGACAGAAGCACGAGGCTCCAGCCGCGCGTCGGGTCGGCGGGCGGCGCGCATGCGGCGGAATCGGACGGAGGCGCGCAGGCGGCGGCGGTTCCGGACGCCGCGGAGGCGGCCTGAGATTGGATGGACGCCGCTTCCGGCGACGAATCATGAATCCAGGCGGTTTTGCCGCGCTCCGCGGACGCGTCCTTGGTGCCGCGCTTCCCGGAATCCGACTTGAATATGGCCTTCGCACCGACGGCGGCCAGAATCGCGAACGCCGCCCAGTGGTCGAACGGCGCTATGACGCGCTCGAGGGAGCGGCCGGCCGCCCATCCGATAAGCGGCATCAGCGCCTGGAACAGCCCGAAGTGAAACGCGAGCCGGAAAACCTGGCGCTTGCGGACGCGCAAAAGCGCCGCGCTGGATGCAAGCGCGACCGCGAACGCATCCATCGCAAGTCCCACAGCGATTCCGATTGTCGTGAGGAGCGGCATGGGAGGCGGTGAAGCCGGAGGGATTGTAAAGTGTAAAAGCACAAAAGTCTGAGCAAACAGGAGCTTGAGATGAGGTATAATCCGTCCGTCCTGTCGAATATTGCGACGGAGGGCGGGGATGAGATTCGGAATCGTCGTTGCGGTTTTGATGTTCGTTGTTTTTGCATTCGCCTGCGGACGCGGGAAAGGCGTCGTCACCCCCATCCGCGGTACAACCACGGCTCCGGCCCCGCCAAAGCAGGGCGAGCGGCTTCCCGCGCCGCGGTACATCCAGCTTCCCGAGGGAATGACGCCGGGCGTGGATTACCGAGAGGACGAAATCATCGTCGGATTCAAGCTGCAGGGCTTCGCCAATCCATCAATGCTCACGGGCGGCTCGAATTTCAACAAAGGCGCGATGCTCAACCCGGTGCTTTACGAAAACCAGGCGATCGCCGAATTTGCGCGCGAAATTGCGTCGAAGCACGGGCTAACGATTATCCCCAACGGCGAAGGCTACGTGAAAAACGTCAACTTTTGCGGCTACAGGCTCTCGCCGGGGCAGGATGCGAACGCGGTCGCCGCGCTCCTGAGGCTGAAATATGCGGACAAGGTTAAGTACGTCGAGTACAACGGCATAGTTCGCCCCGCGTACTGGCCGGACGATCCGTATTACATGGACGGCTCGCTGTGGGGGCTGGACACAATACGAACGGACCTCGCGTGGGATGTGACCACCGGCGACGCGAACCAGTGGATCGCGGTGATTGATACGGGGATAAGGATGGATCATGAGGATTTGGCGGGAAATTGGGGATATATAGACGGAATTAACACAGATTTATTTAGAGGCGACCAATGGCCGGATGACGAGCAAGGGCATGGCACGCATGTGGCCGGAACAATCGCCGCGATAGGCGACAACGCCACAGGAGTTGTAGGCGTTGCGTATGGCAGCAAGGTTTTGCCGATAAAGGTGTTTGGAACTAAGGAGGAAGGGGGAACAAATGAAGCACTTGAAGCAACTGCGATTCTGTTGGCAAGCCAGGCAGGATGCATAATTGCTAACCTGAGCTTGGGTGGTCCATATGCAAGCCGAACGGTAGCTGAAGTTTGTCGCCAAGCATTTGAGAATGGAATGATGATTGTGGCTTCCGCCATGAATGAAAATACAAACTGGCCGTATTACCCTGCTTCCCATCCGGAGGTAATAAGTGTTGGCGCCAGCGATATTAATGACAGCCGCACAAGTTACTCCAATTACGGCCTTGCGCTTGACACTGTTGCACCTGGAGGCGACTCAAACGGGCCGATTCTGAGCACTTGGTTTACAGCCGAGGATGCCTATAGCTCAATTTCCGGTACGAGCATGGCCTCTCCGCATGTCGCCGGTGTTGCGGCCCTGATTCGCGCGAAATCGCCTGCCCTGACACCGCTTGAAGTGCGCGCGCTGATCGAATATTTCGGAGACGATGTTCTTATTCAGTCTGAATGGCAGGCTGCATTGCCAATTTACAGGTTAAACGCGTACACGCCGCTGACATATACAGTATCGGGTCTGCCGACCGTTTCCGTCACCAACCACAGCGACTACGATCAGGTTTCAGGCGATTTCACGATTCAGGTAAACGCAAACGCCACCACAGCGGTTGCCGGAGTTCATTGGTACGTTGACGGCGAATATCTGGGTTGGATTGATGCGGCCCCTTATGACTTGTCATCCAATACCGAAGCGCTTTATCTCGTACCGGGAGAGCATACTTTTACCGCCGAAGTATTGGATACGGAAAACGCGCATGGATACGATTCAGTTATTCTTGATGTCGTTGATGTGTCGCTTACAAGTCCATACTGGACTGGATTCGAAGATGTACCGGAGCAGGAAGGCTGGTGGCAAATTGACTATTCAAATTCGAATTCATTCTGGCAGTATGAATCCGCTGGGCCGGACACGGTAGTTTATTTCGGCGACATAAGCAAGCCGGGCGGGCGGGGTTATTATCAGGACGATATCGACGTGCTGGGATCTCCGGCAATAGATCTTACTGGGCTGACGGCTCCAAAACTGTACCTAACGTCGAAATGGGATATGGATGCATACGACAGCATGGATCTTGCCATCGCTAATGGAGGGTACGAGGAGGTGTATTTTTTCCAATACATTTCAACACCTCAGAGGAATCAAAATCCTGAATGGCCCGATTTCGGTTTATATCAAATCGATTTGGCAAATTTTGAAGGCACCAAAATAATGCTTGAATTTTGGACAGACATCTACGAAACTACAAGCGAAGGCCAGGGCTTTTGGCTGGACAACGTCGTAATCTCCGACAGCACGGGCCCGCCGCAGGTGATAATATCCCCGCCCACTCCTGCGGCCAATTCGCTCGTACAGGGAACCGTCACGCTGAACGCGAGCGCGGTTGACGACAACGATATCGTGCTCGCTTCGGAATACCGAATCGGCTCGAATGTCATAAAAACGTTCGGCGGCGCTCCGTCGCAATTCGCTTGGAACAGCGCAAGCGTCCCCGACGGCGACCGCATGTTCACCGCCGAGGCGGACGACGAGCTTTCGTATTACGGGTACTACGATACCGGAACCGCGTCGCGCACGTTCTACGTGCACAACACCGCGCCGTCCGGTATTTCGATCGTTCCCGCTGCCGAAAGAATCGGACAGCCGGTCACAATCACCGGATCTCATTTCGGCAAGGCTATTTCCGGCCAAACGTTCGTTTATTTCACCGGCGCAAGCGGCGATGTCCCCGCGTCTGTAACCTCTTGGAGTAACACGAGCATTGACTGCACGGTTCCGCTTGGTGCAATCGACGGGCCGGTAAAGGTTAAAATCGGTGCGCTGACCGGATCTTCCTCCTCTGATTTCGTCGTGGAGCCGTCCATAAGCGGGTTTGAATTCACATCACCGGCGGAAGGCACGCTTGTGGACGCTCCGATTAACTTCATTTTGGCGCCACAGCCTTACGCCGACTGGGTCGAATTCGAAATTCTCGGCCATCCCGAAATCGCGATCCCCGACGACAATTCGCCAAGCTCGATCATGCTTACTTTGGACCCGTCGGATTTTCCGCGCAACGGCGCGTACACGATTCAGGCAACCGCGTTCGCGCCCGGCGAGCAGCAATCCGCAACGCTTGAATTCTTTGTATTGAAGCTTCCCGGCGACTTCAACGGCGACGGAATAGTGAATCAGGCGGATCTGGATTTCCTGCGCCCGCATCTTTGGGAATCCTCGGGAAGTCCCACTTGGATCCCCTATCTCGACGCCAATCGCGACGGCGTGATCAACGAGCTCGACGCATTCGCGGTGGGGTATCATTTCGGAGAGACGTAGCAAATCGGAATTTCATATCCGCATAGGGGTTATATTCCCACGCGGCGTGAACGCCGCGCTTCCTTGACAATCAAGCGATCCGGCCACTCAATAACTCGGTAACTCCAATACTCGGCCACTCGGCGACTTTGTTTCTTTGCTACAATCCCCCGCGCCTATGGCTTGCGCACGCATTTTTTGTTTTCCGGTGATTGCGATGCTTCTTCCAGCCGCCGCGCCGGCCCCGGCAAACGCCGCGGAGCCGAACACTCCCCTTGCCGGCGCCGCCGACGCCGTTTTTGCCGCATCGTCGGATTCATGGTCGGCGTTCGACGACGTCCTCGAATTCCGGCTCGACAACGGACTGACGCTTCTCATCCTCCCCCGCCGAGACCTGCCCATCGTCTCGCTCCAGGTCTGGTACCGCGCCGGCAGCCGCAACGAACCGCCCGGCGCGTCCGGCATCGCGCACTTCCTGGAGCATATGTACTCGATGGGAACGGCCAAGCTTGCGCCGCGCGAGGTTGACGTGCTAGTTCGCTCCGTGGGCGGCCAGAAAAACGCGTCCACGTCCACCGACTACACGCGCTACTACGAGGACATTCCTTCCTCCGCGCTCGCCGATTTTCTTGCAGTCGAGGCCGACCGGATGCGCGGCTGCACTTTCCCCGAAGACAAAGTGCTCTCCGAGCGGGACACCGTCGCCGAAGAGCGCCGGATGCGAAGCGAGGACGACCAGGGGGGGGCCGCGTACGAGGCGCTTTCCCAGCTTGTTTACGGAAATCACGCGTACGGCCACCCGACCGTCGGATGGATGGAGGACATCGCGGATTACAACCGGGGCGAGCTGCTTGATTTTTACAACGCGTTTTACCGTCCGGACAACGCCGCGCTGGTCATCGCCGGCGACGCGGATCCCGATAAAATTGTCCCCGAGATCGAGCGGCTTTTCGGACACATTGCGGGCGAAATAGACGCGGCGGGATTCATCCCGGAAGTTTTCGCCACGGAACAAACGTCCGAACGCCGCAGAACGATATTCCACCCCTCCCCCCGTCCGCTGCTGTATATCGGATGGCCGACGGTCGCGTTCGGCGAATCTGACGCGTACGCGCTCGACCTGCTGGGCGAGGTGCTGGCCGGCGGGCGCAGCTCGCGGCTGTACAAGCGGCTCGTGCGCGGCGAGGAGCTGGCGACAAGCGTTTCCGCCGGCCACGGCGACCGCAAGTACGGCGGGCTTTTCACGGTGCGCGTAAGCTTCAACGATCCCGAAAAGCTTGAAGCGGTGGAAGCCGCGGTGTACGCGGAGATCGCCGCGCTCGCGAAGAACGGCGCGGGGGGGGACGAGCTGTCCCGCGCCAAGAAGCGGATGATGGCGGGCGAGGTGTACGCCGCGCAGGGCAACAACGGATTGGCGCAGCAGCTCGGCTGGGCATGGGCCGCGGGCGACTGGCGCTGGGTGATCGAGTATCCGAAGCGGATGGAGCGCGTGACTTCCAAAGAGATCAAATCCGCCGCGGCGAAGTATCTGTCGGAAAAAACGCGCAACGTCGTCGTCGTCCTTCCGGCGAAGCCGGACGCCGGCGGTGATACCGGATGAAATACCGCGCAATATTGCTCTTGGCGGTGGTTAGTGCAATGAATATCGCTGTATTTAACGGCGCGGGGGCATCCGCGCAACCGGCCGGCGTTCCGGCGGACGCGCTCGTCGGGTGGGAGACGATCAAGCTGGACAACGGGCTGTCCGCAGTGCTTTCGCCGCGGGACGGCCTGCCGATGGTCGCGATGGAGATGCGCATCCCCGCAGGCTCGATATTCGATCCCGCGGGAAGCGAGGGACTCTCAAGCCTGACCGCCCAGATGATCCGCCAGGGCAGCATAATGCGCGACGCGGAGGCCGTGGACGAGTTTCTGGATTCGCGCGGCGCGGTGCTTGCGGTTTCCGCCTCGTCGGATTACGTTTCGGTTTCGCTAACCTGCCTTTCGGAGGATTTTCCGGACGTGCTTTCGCTCGCCGCGGAGCTCGTTCTTTCGCCCGCGTTCGACGAGGCGGAGTTCAAGCGCATACGCACGCAGAGCATCGAG
Coding sequences:
- a CDS encoding manganese efflux pump, yielding MPLLTTIGIAVGLAMDAFAVALASSAALLRVRKRQVFRLAFHFGLFQALMPLIGWAAGRSLERVIAPFDHWAAFAILAAVGAKAIFKSDSGKRGTKDASAERGKTAWIHDSSPEAASIQSQAASAASGTAAACAPPSDSAACAPPADPTRGWSLVLLSLATSIDALAVGVSFAMLRVDILAPVLVIGATACAFTVAGMILGSRLGALFGRRMEIAGGIVLIAIGAKIVAEHLIAS
- a CDS encoding S8 family serine peptidase translates to MRFGIVVAVLMFVVFAFACGRGKGVVTPIRGTTTAPAPPKQGERLPAPRYIQLPEGMTPGVDYREDEIIVGFKLQGFANPSMLTGGSNFNKGAMLNPVLYENQAIAEFAREIASKHGLTIIPNGEGYVKNVNFCGYRLSPGQDANAVAALLRLKYADKVKYVEYNGIVRPAYWPDDPYYMDGSLWGLDTIRTDLAWDVTTGDANQWIAVIDTGIRMDHEDLAGNWGYIDGINTDLFRGDQWPDDEQGHGTHVAGTIAAIGDNATGVVGVAYGSKVLPIKVFGTKEEGGTNEALEATAILLASQAGCIIANLSLGGPYASRTVAEVCRQAFENGMMIVASAMNENTNWPYYPASHPEVISVGASDINDSRTSYSNYGLALDTVAPGGDSNGPILSTWFTAEDAYSSISGTSMASPHVAGVAALIRAKSPALTPLEVRALIEYFGDDVLIQSEWQAALPIYRLNAYTPLTYTVSGLPTVSVTNHSDYDQVSGDFTIQVNANATTAVAGVHWYVDGEYLGWIDAAPYDLSSNTEALYLVPGEHTFTAEVLDTENAHGYDSVILDVVDVSLTSPYWTGFEDVPEQEGWWQIDYSNSNSFWQYESAGPDTVVYFGDISKPGGRGYYQDDIDVLGSPAIDLTGLTAPKLYLTSKWDMDAYDSMDLAIANGGYEEVYFFQYISTPQRNQNPEWPDFGLYQIDLANFEGTKIMLEFWTDIYETTSEGQGFWLDNVVISDSTGPPQVIISPPTPAANSLVQGTVTLNASAVDDNDIVLASEYRIGSNVIKTFGGAPSQFAWNSASVPDGDRMFTAEADDELSYYGYYDTGTASRTFYVHNTAPSGISIVPAAERIGQPVTITGSHFGKAISGQTFVYFTGASGDVPASVTSWSNTSIDCTVPLGAIDGPVKVKIGALTGSSSSDFVVEPSISGFEFTSPAEGTLVDAPINFILAPQPYADWVEFEILGHPEIAIPDDNSPSSIMLTLDPSDFPRNGAYTIQATAFAPGEQQSATLEFFVLKLPGDFNGDGIVNQADLDFLRPHLWESSGSPTWIPYLDANRDGVINELDAFAVGYHFGET
- a CDS encoding insulinase family protein; this encodes MLLPAAAPAPANAAEPNTPLAGAADAVFAASSDSWSAFDDVLEFRLDNGLTLLILPRRDLPIVSLQVWYRAGSRNEPPGASGIAHFLEHMYSMGTAKLAPREVDVLVRSVGGQKNASTSTDYTRYYEDIPSSALADFLAVEADRMRGCTFPEDKVLSERDTVAEERRMRSEDDQGGAAYEALSQLVYGNHAYGHPTVGWMEDIADYNRGELLDFYNAFYRPDNAALVIAGDADPDKIVPEIERLFGHIAGEIDAAGFIPEVFATEQTSERRRTIFHPSPRPLLYIGWPTVAFGESDAYALDLLGEVLAGGRSSRLYKRLVRGEELATSVSAGHGDRKYGGLFTVRVSFNDPEKLEAVEAAVYAEIAALAKNGAGGDELSRAKKRMMAGEVYAAQGNNGLAQQLGWAWAAGDWRWVIEYPKRMERVTSKEIKSAAAKYLSEKTRNVVVVLPAKPDAGGDTG